The window TTTATTAACACTGCTGGCTGTGATGCTGGAAAAGTATCCTTTCTTTAACAGACTTCGCGTGTTTCTGGCCCCGATTCCCATACTGTTAATTGCACATGGTTGCCAGCAGCTTTTCAGCTTATTGCCCACAAAGCTTGGCCGCCTGCGCTATGTATTGCCCCTGGTCTTGCTGTTGTGGCCCATTTACCGCTCCACCCTGCAGGTAATTAAACCTGATCTGTTTGGTGATGGTAATAAATCAGACTATCGCGAAGGTTTCCTCTATCTGCAGGAGCATGTACAGGAGGGAGACTTGGTTTACCTGTACTGGAATACAGCACATATTTACGACTACTATCAAACAGCCTATAATCTTAACTTTGATGTTGTTCAACTGCCGGATCTACGGAGCAAATCAGAGGGTGCCACCGATTATCTTAACCAGCTGACACCTCTGCTTGCAGAAGCCGAGGGAAATAAAAGAGTTTGGCTTGTCTATGATAACTATCTGGATATGCAAATCGGGGAGTATGAAAACCAGTATCCCTGGTATAAAGGCGTAGAGGATGTTAAAAGCGGCAGGCTACTGCACAGGGAATTTGCTACGAAGGGTAAAGAGATAGATTCTTTTCATAAAATAGACATTGTAATCAGCCTGTTTGACCTTAGCCGCTAAGGCCGCTCTTTCCCACTCTCAGCTGCCTGGGTTGGTGAGTAATTGCATCTTTCCCACAGCGCCTGTGCTGCAAATAAAGTCTGTACTATATGCATAGAGTCATGTGGTAAAACTAAACTTTATGCCCCTGCCATAGTTTAAAGAAAAGATTTTGCCAGGTTTTTACAAGTTCCAGTGCCTTCTATTCCAGGAAATAATTATAAATAAAGCCTCTTAGACACAGGTAGGTTTATCAACATCCTTCTGTTACCTGATGCCTGACTGCTATAAAAGTGGTTTAAACTGCACTTAGAAATACAATTTTATTTGGTAAATATTTATATTTGATTAAGTTAAAACTGGGCGTGAATTATTCTACTAACTTTTTCATTTACCAGGCACTATCAATAAACCCAAAAATATGGGTGTTTACTTTTTTCATAAATTATCAGAAATTTTTTACCTGCCATAACATCGCATGTTAAATCCCAACAGCACCGTGGCACCTGTGGCACAGAAGCAACGGATCAACTCCCTGGATATACTTAGAGGCATTGCCCTACTGGGTATTTTGCTTATAAACATCATTCACTTTGGGCTGCCCTGGCCAGCTCACATTAACCCAACTGTAATTGGCGAAGCTACTGAAATAAACCTGCAAGTCTGGAAATTCAACAACCTGTTTTTTGAAGGGGCCATGCGTGCCGTATTTTCAATGTTGTTTGGTGCAGGTGTTATTCTTTTCACGCGCAAGGCAGAAGAAAAAGGAGCAGGCATTAAAACTGCCGATTACTATTACAGAAGGATCATCCTGCTGATATTTTTTGGAATGGTGCATGCCTATGTATTTCTGTGGCCCGGAGATATATTATATACCTATGGAATAATGGGTTTATTTTTATTCCCGCTCAGAAATGCACAACCAAAAATTCTGATAGGTGCTGCTTGTGTGTTATTTATAATAGGTGCTTTGGTATACCATAGAGAATACAACATAATGGTAAACCTGAAGGAAAGAGCCACCCTGGCAGAAAATACAATAGCAGCAGGCTCGGAACCAGGATTACCCCTACAAAGGGCACAAGAAGAATGGGGGGGAGTAATTAGCGAAAACAAGCCTTCTGAGGAGGAGCTTCAGAACAGGGTATCAGCCATGCATAAAGGCTACCTGGGTATGGTGCGTTCCCTGATGCCATATATTGAGAAGCAACAGTCGCTATATACCTATCGCTTTAAAGTTTGGGACGTACTAAGTATGATGCTGATGGGCATGGCACTTTTCAAAATGCGTATTTTCAATGCCCAGAAATCGACCCGTTTTTATTTGCTTATGGCTGTTGTAGGCTATGGTATTGGGCTTACGATCAATTATCTGGAAATAAACCAGATTGTGAAAAGTAATTTTGATCCTATTGTACTGGCCAGTGCAGAGAGAACCTACCACCTGGGCAGAATATTTACCGTGCTGGGACATGTTGGGCTTATCATGCTCTTCTGCAAATTACCCATACTGTACTGGCTTAAACATTCACTTGCTTCTGTAGGCCGTATGGCGTTTACAAATTATGTGATGCATACCGTAATTTGTAACATCCTCTTTTTAGGAATAGGCTTTGGACTATACGGAATGCTGGAGAGATACGAGCTTTACTACATGGTAGTTGCTATCTGGATCTTCCAGATGGTGTTTAGCCCCTTATGGTTACGTTATTTCCGATATGGTCCCCTGGAATGGGCATGGCGCTCTCTTACCTATAAAAAATTGCAGCCCTTCCGCAAAGTAAATCCAAAGCAGGAGGTGGTGCTGGGAGGTGCCGTGGGCGGATAATGGAGAACTGGTTCAAAATACTGCAATTGGACAAGCTGTTTACCATCAGCAATACAGAAATATGCTTTTGGAACAGGTAAAGCATAAAGAAGGCACAGGCTAAACCGCCTGTGCCTTCTTTATGTGATAGGCATAGGCTTCTTGATAATGTTCAGGTCTGTCAGGGAGAAGCCATGCATGTACAGGCCGAGATTCAGCTGGTTCTCCGAAGAATATCTGAGCAGCCTTTTAACTGGTAACTACCATCCCCTACTGCTTCAGCAGCTCGCTGTACAAAAATCCTTTTCGCACTTCACTACCCACATACTTTTGCTCGCTGTCTCTGAAGCCGGGACTAGCCAGGCTTTTCAGGGAATCATCTTTTATAATACCAACATTGGCTATATCCAGCAGGGTATAAAAAGTGTTTTCTCCTCCAATTTTCTTATTAAGGTTTTCCCGGAGAGCCTGCTGCTTCTGAGGGTACTGCTGTTGGTAAAGATCAGAGGTCCAGATAAATAATGGCACCCGCAGGGTTATGGGCGATACGCTTAAATGATAGTCTATCTGCGAAGGATCATCATCAAAAAGATCTTCACCATGGTCTGAGAGAAACATAACAGAAGAAACCACATCCGATCTGTCGATGATGTCAATGGCACTGTCAATGATATAGTCGGCGTACAGAATGCTATTATCATAAGAGTTCGAAACAGCTTCTCTGTTATCGGCTGACGGTCTGGATATAGGCACTGTTAATCCTGAAGGCTTGAATACATCAAATTCCTCCGGATATCTTCTGGCATAGTTCCAGTGGCTGCCCATGGTGTGCATTACAATAAACAGGTTCTCGTTGCTGCTTCGAATCAGACTGTCTAAAGCCGGTAGCAGACGCTCGTCATAGTGTGTATCAAATTCAAAATTAGGTGAATGAGAAGGAGAGAAAATGCTCACGTCTGCTGTTTTAGCATGCCAGTTAATAGCGCCGGAATAGAAGATCTCCTGATCTGTCTGATTGCTCAGCCAGATTGTTTTATACCCCACCTCCCTGAAAGCAGCCAGGATACTCAATTCTTCATAAATCAGCTCAATACTATCCGGGGTAGCCCGGGTGATCATCTGGGGAACAGCCATACGGGTTTGGTTACTTCCCGATACTACATTGGGATAAGAAAGCAGGTTTTTCCGCTTATTAAGCCGTGGTGAGGTTTCCCTTTCATATCCATTGAGCTGCCAACGGTCGTAGCGTGATGACTCTCCGATAATCAGTACAAAGATCTTGCGCTGAGGGAGAGAATCCTTTGCAAAAGCCTGGAAGGAAAAATCCTCAGGAACATTCATCTCACCATCCGAAAAGGAATACGCCTCTAACGCGCCCCCAACTAATGATACAGGATAATATCTGACAGCCAGAAGATTTTCAGCACTGACCTCACTTAGCGGTTTTCTGTGAAAGCCTCCCTCCAAATAAAGCCTGCCAAAGGAGAACAGCAAAGCCAGCAGCGAAAGGGAAAAGGCAAAATTGAAAGAGATTTTTTTGAAGCTTATCTTTCTGACAAAGTAAAGGTACAGCAGGCTGTAGATCAGTAATACGGGAAGAAATATGCTGAAATAACCCGCTATAGCTTCCTTGATTTCGCTAAGATTAGTTTGCATAATCAGGGCGATCAGCTCAAAACGGGGCCTGATGTCGTACAGCAGTATTGCAAAAATAAATAGGGGTGATAGCAGAATCAGGGGAAACAGCAGGTATAAGTATACCTTGATGTTTCTGTAGAAAATAACCAGTGGCACCAGGAAAAAGGATAATGCCAGCAGAATTTCTTTCAGAGAAAAGAACAAGCTGATAGGACCTTTAGAAACAAAGGTGCTGAATGTAGCCGGTAAGAGTAATAATACAACAGCCCCTAATAAAGGAATGCATTTGTACAAGTAGGAAAGGTAATTGTCTTTGAAAGAAAAGTTAGGGATTAACATTCTTGCCCGAAATGCCTTGAAGTTGGGGTTAGAAAGCTTTTGCATTTAAAAAGTAGATCTAAAAAACCGGGGGTAAAAAAATTGCAGGCCCTCAAGACCTATATAACTCTTTATTTAGTACAAGTTAACTTAAAATTAAATTATTATTAAATCAATTTATCTACTAAGTGTTTAAAAAATTAGGCAGCGATATAATATAAGCTGCTCCAGGGAGCCGCTGCCTGATAAGTAAACCCTCCCTGAAGCTGATGCCTGCCAGCCTGCCTCCGCCGCATTTATAGCACTTTAGCAGTAGCCACCTAAGCCTTGATGCAGCAGGCAGAAGCTTGGAGAAGGTATATGTTGCACCTCTAAGCTGCTTTACAAAATATGTGGAGGAGATAATAGTCCGGAAATATGCACTTAACGGAGTGGGGGCTGATGAGCACCAATGCTAAGCTCCCGCGACAGACTGTTTCCCCAAAAGTCAATGTTGCCTAACTCAGTATCAAATAGGCTTTCCAGGTTTAAGCCTTTTCCCCTTATTGGAGATCGTGCCCTAAGCTTATAAGCCCTGAGGCTGGGAAGTTCCCTGGGGTCTGAGATTGTTTTGCCCCTGCCAACTTTTTTTAAGCGAGGTTTCACCTGATAACCGGTTGCCTGTCCGTTTATTTCTTCCTGCTTTGTGGCATTCCGCCATTCCTCCAGAGAATGGTAGATCCTACTTCCCCAGTCAATTCTGAAATCTCCCCTTCTTACCCAGTAACTATTCCCCTCGAACCGGAGGTCTGCAGGCGTAACCAAGGTAACCAGGGCCACATCTCCCCTTGTTTGTATAATATTGTTGCGAACCCCTGCCCTTTGCACTCCGGCACTCTGTATGTAAACCGCTGCCGGGTTACCTGCTTCAGAAGGCTCCAGGTAAATGGTATTGTTGAAGATCTCTATTTCCTGAAGAGCACCGCTGCTATCGGCAGACCACAGATGGATAGCACCATGTATACCCCTGCGGGCATCATTCTCGCTTATGTTGAAACGTACTGTTATTCTTTTCATTTCAGGAGCACCCCGGTACTGAGCAACGAGGTAACCCGGGCCTTCATTATCATGAGAGTAATTGTACTGCATAACACAATCGGTACAGCCACCATCAATATCGAACCCACCCCCATCTTTGGCAGTACCCGATTTATTATGGTGGGATTCGCTGTGCTGGATCACCAGCTTATTGCAGTGATACCCCCAAATCCCCACTGGACCTCCCTCCTGCCAGGCATTGAGCCAGCCATTGTTAAAGGCTTCACAGTATTCAACAAGTGCCCCGTCTACTCCGCTCACAATAATGCCGCTGCCGGTGTGATGGTCGGTTCTGTGTGCTAAACCACTGTTATCATAGGCCCTGGTATAGCCAATGTAGAGATTTTTATGTGCCAATAGTGCCTCTTTTGAATAGGTGTAAATGCCACCTTCTCCATTACCATGCACTATGGCATTTTTAATGGTAATGTCCTCAAATCCGCCATTTCCCATTCCGCTGCCCAGCAGGATGCCAAAGCGGTGGTATCCCTCCACCTCTACCCCCTCAATATGGATGTACGGGAGCCTCGCTGCTGGCAGATCTGTATAAATATCAATTCCAGAACTGCTGTTCTGGCTGCGGCCTGCCCCCCTGAAGACTAGCTGACTAATGTAGAAACCTGCTGTATTATAGGCTTTGAAACCTGCAGCATCGCCACTGCTGATAGTAGCCTTACCCTCTCCGTAGGAGCTAATGGTTACAGGATCTTCTGCTGTCCCCCCTGTTTCAGTTCCAAAGGTTATGCTTCCACTAAAAGTGCTGCCTCCCTCAAACAAAATACTGTCGCCGGGCAAAAAACTACCGCTGTTTAACCTGGCAATACTTGCCCAGGCCTGTTGTGGGGATGTACCCCTATGGGCATCGTTACCCGACACACTGATATAATAGGTTGAAGCCATGAGTAAATTGGGAACGAAGAATAACATGCAGGCTACTGCAGTCTGTAGTTTCATAAATAGTTTGTTTACCGCAAAAATTAGCGCATGAATCCCATCACCTGATTCAGCACTTTGCTATGGTACTTCCTGATCAATTTATACAAATGGCTGTGGTTGCTCAATCTAATGTAATCAGAAACAGCAGATAAGGTGATTTACCTGCTATCCCCAGGACTTTCTTTCCGCTTTAACTTGTACTGAATAAAATAACGCTGAAGGAATACTCCTGTTTATTTTTGAAAAAATGGTCTTTGGCAGATCTCACTAACTACCAGCTTCCAGTCCTCCATTTATTGGCGCAGTAGATTGATCAGAAATCAAGTTAGAATTATGGTTTTTAATGCTTTTGATTAGCATCTACCCCTCTTAAATACTGCAGACATTGATTGATTGCATCTGTGCAACTATAAAAGGCTCAACCCATAAAACGACAAAGTTAAATTATTTGTAGGAATAACGATATTATTTTTGAAACTTAACCCTATAAAATATTCATAATCAAATGATTAACACACTCCCTCATCTAACGACTAGCTATGCTACACAAGTTTTCATTTTTGCTATTCTTGCTGCTATTTTTTGGGGCAGCCGTCTATGCTCAAACCGTACTTCAGGGTAAGGTGCTCGATACTCATCAAAAACCCATTGAATTTGCTACAGTAATGTTATTAAGTACTTCAGATTCCTCTTTGGTGAAGGGTGCTATCAGTAATTCGGCTGGTGAATACAGCTTACCACAAATCATGGAAGGTAAGTACCTGCTCACGGCCAGCATGACGGGCTACGACAAAGCCTGGAATGGTCCTGTTGTGGTGAAGGCAGGCAGCAGCACAACTTTACCACAGCTACTGCTTAGAGAAAGTGTAGAGCAGCTAAATACTGTTACCGTGACCGGCCAAAGACCCTTTATAGAACAAAAAGCCGACAGGATGGTGGTAAATGTGGCAGGTAGTATTATAGCCAGTGGTGGCACTGCCCTGGAGGTACTGCAACGTGCACCCGGTATCATCATTGATCAGGACGACAATATAAACCTGAATGGTAAAGAAGGCGTGATTGTAATGATTGATGGCCGGCGCACACGCATGTCGGCATCGGAGGTTACAGCCCTTTTGCGCAACATGCCCTCAGATGCAGTAGAGCAGGTAGATATTATCACCAACCCATCGGCTAAATACGATGCCGAGGGCAACTCAGGTATAATTGACATACGAACTAAAAAAGGCCGGAGCGAAGGCCTTAATGGCACGCTTACAGCCGGTGTAGGCTATGGCCGCTACGAAAAAGCAAATGCTGGTTTAAACCTTAACTACCGCAGGGGCAGGTTTAACTGGTTTGGAAACTATACTTATAATTACAACCCGCGCTTTCAAAATCTAAGTTTCGACCGTCTGGTAGATGTTCACCAGGAACGAATTAATTATACTTCCAATACCTTTTGGGCTCAGGATGTTCATAGTCATGGCTATAAGGCAGGGGTTGATTACTCAATCAATCAAAAGCACCTGATAGGCTTTGCTTTCACTGGTTTTGGTAACCGTATATCGGAGAATGGCAGAGGTGAATCTCACTTAAGTAATAGCAGGGACGTAAGCATTGAAGATCTTAAAACAATTGCAACTGGTATTTACAACAGAAGTAATCATACTTATAACCTTAATTACCAGCATAATGCGGGAGATGGCAGGATGGAATTAAGTGCGGATATGGAGTATACCCTGTTCAGAGGCTATTCCCGGGACCACATTACTAACCATTCGCTCTACCCGGACGCAAGCCTGAATTACGATCAGCTGATATTCAGCACCATGCCAACGGATGTAGATATTCTGGTAGGCAAAATAGATTATAGCAAGCCCATCCCTACCGGAAACCTGGAATTTGGAGTCAAAAGCAGTTGGGTTGTCACCGATAACGATATGAAATTCGACACCCTGGCTCATGAAAACTGGGTAAGTGATGCCAGCAAAACCAACCATTTTCGCTACAAAGAACTGATTAATGCAGCATACGCCTCTGCCAATATTAAAATAGGCACACTTTCTCTACAGGGAGGGCTACGTGCTGAACACACCTGGTACCAGGGCAATTCAATTACCTGGCAGGAGGTAAATACCCGAGAGTACCTGAAGCTTTTCCCGAGCATATTTTTACAGTACCCCCTGGGAGAGCTGCATCAGGCAGGGCTCTCCTACAGCCGCCGCATTGACAGGCCTTCTTACCAAATGCTAAATCCTTTTGTGTACCAGCTCGACAAGTACAACTTTAGCCAGGGCAATCCTTTACTACAGCCGCAACTAACAGATCAGCTTCAAGCTACTTATGTTTTTAAAAAACAATACAACCTTAGCCTGGGCTACAGCCACACCACCAACATTTATCGGAGGGTACCGGAGGTGCGGGATGAAAATGACGAACGCTATACCTTTGGATATATGCGCAACCTGGATAATCTGTACAATTACAATATGAGCCTCAGCCTGCCGCTGGAGCTGGGCAGATGGTGGAGCGTACAAAACAACTTAAGCTTGTTTCACAATCGCACCAGGGGCGAGTTGCTAAATGAGCAACTTGATCTCGGAGTTACTTCCTACAACATCAACATCATAAACCGCTTTAAGCTGCCGCTCAACATCAGTGGCGAGCTGGGGGGCAACTACAATTCTCCAGGCATATACGCCGCCATGCGCACGCGCGAGATGTGGGGCATCAATGCAGGATTGAAATATACCTTTCCTGATAAATCGGCCAATATCAGCTTCAACATTACTGATATTTTCAGAACAATGCGCTGGCAGGCCAGACAGGAATTTGGAGGGCAGGAGTTTACCATCAGAAACAGTTGGGAGAGCCGGGTGGCACGCCTAACCTTCAGTTACAATTTTGGCAACCAGGAAGTGAAACCCATCAGGCGCCGCAAGAATGCTGGTGAAGAGGAACAGCGCCGCCTCGAAAGCAGCCAGTAGTACTTTCCTGCTTCGGGAATAAAAGCGGAAAGGCGCTGCTGTTTTGTAATTTACCCATCCGGTTTCTCTTAATGTTCAGGCAATTTGCTAAGTCAGGGCGCGGTCCAGGTGCACGTAGCCACCGTCAACAATCAGTTGCTGGCCTGTGGTGTGGCCGGATCTGGGGGAAAGCAGAAAAACAGCTGTATCAGCTATTTCCTCTGCTTTGGTCATGCGCCTGCCCAGTGGTATTTTAGAGATGATGGCTTCAAGTTTTTGTTCAGGATCATCGAAGGTATCCAGCCAGCTGCGGTAGAGTGGTGTCATGACCTCTGCCGGGATAACAGCATTTACCCGCACCCCAAAGGATAATAGCTCTGCCGCCCACTCGCGGGTAAGGGCCAGCTGTGCTCCTTTGGAAGCCGCATAGCCAGAGGTATTTCCCTGCCCGGTAAGGGCGGTTTTAGAGCTGATGTTTACAATGCTCCCCCTGCTCTTTTTCAGGTGGGGCAGTGCATAATGGGCCATATTATAATAGTGTGAAAGGTTAAGCTGCAGCGAAGCCATGAATTTTTCCGGCGATCCGCTCTCCAGGCCGATGCCATCATTTACACCGGCATTGTTCACCAGCCCGTCTATTTTGCCGAATTGTGCTACTGTTTCCTCCACCACCCTGGCACAGGAGGCTGCTTCGGCCAGTTCCACCACAATGTTCAGCACTTTTTTCCCGGCAGCCTGCAGCTCTTCCACCAGCTCTTTTCCAGCTTTTTCAGATCTGCCTACCACCACCGGAATTGCCCCCTCTGCTGCAAGACTCCTGGTAATGGCCTCGCCTATGCCTTTAGCGCCGCCCGTTACAATAATAACTTTATCTTTTAGCTCCAGATCCATTTTTAATTATCCAGATTGTAAAACATACGGGCATTATTGCCCATGATCTTCTCCTGCTCCAGCTTAGGCAACTGCCGGATGTAGTCCCTCACCAGTGCTATTACCCGTTCATAAGGGGCAGCCAGCAGGCAAACAGGCCAGTCGCTGCCAAACATCAGCCGGTCAGCACCAAAAGCCTTAAATACCACATCCAGGTAAGGCTTTACCTGATCCTCCTGCCAGTGCTGCCAATCGGCTTCTGTTACCATACCCGAAAGCTTGCAATGCACATGCGGGTGCTGTGCCAGCGCCAGGATATTGGTTGTCCAGGGCTCCAGTTGCCCGGCCTTTATCGGTGGCTTTGCAATATGGTCCAGCACAAACTTCTGGTCCGGAAAGGCTTCTACCAACTGTATTGCTTCCGGCAACTGCTGGTGGCCGATCAAAATATCATAGGTGAGTCCATAGGATTTTAGCGCTGCTATGCCCTGCTTAAAACCAGGCTTAAGCATAAAACCCTCTGGCTGAGACTGTACAAAATGCCGAATTCCCACCAGCTTTTGATCTTTGGCAAGCAACTGCAGTTCCTCTTCAAAAGCATCTCCATTAAAATCAATCCAGCCTACCACACCTTTTACCACGGGATTTTGCGCTGCCAGCTCCAGCATAAAAAGATTCTCTTCCATACTTTCACGCGCCTGCACCGCAATGGTAGCGGTTATGTTATACCGAGCCAGCTCCGGCCCCAGGTCAGCTGGCAGAAAATCACGTTTGATGGGACTGTGTTCCTGTCCCATCCAGCTGAATTCCTGTGGGTCAAACTTCCAGTAGTGGTTATGCGCATCTACTACTTCCATAGGCTATGTTGATTGGTATGAGAAGTGCTCCGGTGCCTATTCTCCCCAGGCCACCAGCTGCTGTTTTGCAG of the Flammeovirgaceae bacterium 311 genome contains:
- a CDS encoding TonB-dependent receptor (COG1629 Outer membrane receptor proteins, mostly Fe transport) — translated: MEGKYLLTASMTGYDKAWNGPVVVKAGSSTTLPQLLLRESVEQLNTVTVTGQRPFIEQKADRMVVNVAGSIIASGGTALEVLQRAPGIIIDQDDNINLNGKEGVIVMIDGRRTRMSASEVTALLRNMPSDAVEQVDIITNPSAKYDAEGNSGIIDIRTKKGRSEGLNGTLTAGVGYGRYEKANAGLNLNYRRGRFNWFGNYTYNYNPRFQNLSFDRLVDVHQERINYTSNTFWAQDVHSHGYKAGVDYSINQKHLIGFAFTGFGNRISENGRGESHLSNSRDVSIEDLKTIATGIYNRSNHTYNLNYQHNAGDGRMELSADMEYTLFRGYSRDHITNHSLYPDASLNYDQLIFSTMPTDVDILVGKIDYSKPIPTGNLEFGVKSSWVVTDNDMKFDTLAHENWVSDASKTNHFRYKELINAAYASANIKIGTLSLQGGLRAEHTWYQGNSITWQEVNTREYLKLFPSIFLQYPLGELHQAGLSYSRRIDRPSYQMLNPFVYQLDKYNFSQGNPLLQPQLTDQLQATYVFKKQYNLSLGYSHTTNIYRRVPEVRDENDERYTFGYMRNLDNLYNYNMSLSLPLELGRWWSVQNNLSLFHNRTRGELLNEQLDLGVTSYNINIINRFKLPLNISGELGGNYNSPGIYAAMRTREMWGINAGLKYTFPDKSANISFNITDIFRTMRWQARQEFGGQEFTIRNSWESRVARLTFSYNFGNQEVKPIRRRKNAGEEEQRRLESSQ
- a CDS encoding amidohydrolase 2 (COG3618 Predicted metal-dependent hydrolase of the TIM-barrel fold), with product MEVVDAHNHYWKFDPQEFSWMGQEHSPIKRDFLPADLGPELARYNITATIAVQARESMEENLFMLELAAQNPVVKGVVGWIDFNGDAFEEELQLLAKDQKLVGIRHFVQSQPEGFMLKPGFKQGIAALKSYGLTYDILIGHQQLPEAIQLVEAFPDQKFVLDHIAKPPIKAGQLEPWTTNILALAQHPHVHCKLSGMVTEADWQHWQEDQVKPYLDVVFKAFGADRLMFGSDWPVCLLAAPYERVIALVRDYIRQLPKLEQEKIMGNNARMFYNLDN
- a CDS encoding hypothetical protein (COG2311 Predicted membrane protein); translation: MLNPNSTVAPVAQKQRINSLDILRGIALLGILLINIIHFGLPWPAHINPTVIGEATEINLQVWKFNNLFFEGAMRAVFSMLFGAGVILFTRKAEEKGAGIKTADYYYRRIILLIFFGMVHAYVFLWPGDILYTYGIMGLFLFPLRNAQPKILIGAACVLFIIGALVYHREYNIMVNLKERATLAENTIAAGSEPGLPLQRAQEEWGGVISENKPSEEELQNRVSAMHKGYLGMVRSLMPYIEKQQSLYTYRFKVWDVLSMMLMGMALFKMRIFNAQKSTRFYLLMAVVGYGIGLTINYLEINQIVKSNFDPIVLASAERTYHLGRIFTVLGHVGLIMLFCKLPILYWLKHSLASVGRMAFTNYVMHTVICNILFLGIGFGLYGMLERYELYYMVVAIWIFQMVFSPLWLRYFRYGPLEWAWRSLTYKKLQPFRKVNPKQEVVLGGAVGG
- a CDS encoding hypothetical protein (COG2194 Predicted membrane-associated, metal-dependent hydrolase), translated to MLIPNFSFKDNYLSYLYKCIPLLGAVVLLLLPATFSTFVSKGPISLFFSLKEILLALSFFLVPLVIFYRNIKVYLYLLFPLILLSPLFIFAILLYDIRPRFELIALIMQTNLSEIKEAIAGYFSIFLPVLLIYSLLYLYFVRKISFKKISFNFAFSLSLLALLFSFGRLYLEGGFHRKPLSEVSAENLLAVRYYPVSLVGGALEAYSFSDGEMNVPEDFSFQAFAKDSLPQRKIFVLIIGESSRYDRWQLNGYERETSPRLNKRKNLLSYPNVVSGSNQTRMAVPQMITRATPDSIELIYEELSILAAFREVGYKTIWLSNQTDQEIFYSGAINWHAKTADVSIFSPSHSPNFEFDTHYDERLLPALDSLIRSSNENLFIVMHTMGSHWNYARRYPEEFDVFKPSGLTVPISRPSADNREAVSNSYDNSILYADYIIDSAIDIIDRSDVVSSVMFLSDHGEDLFDDDPSQIDYHLSVSPITLRVPLFIWTSDLYQQQYPQKQQALRENLNKKIGGENTFYTLLDIANVGIIKDDSLKSLASPGFRDSEQKYVGSEVRKGFLYSELLKQ
- a CDS encoding PA14 domain-containing protein, with product MLFFVPNLLMASTYYISVSGNDAHRGTSPQQAWASIARLNSGSFLPGDSILFEGGSTFSGSITFGTETGGTAEDPVTISSYGEGKATISSGDAAGFKAYNTAGFYISQLVFRGAGRSQNSSSGIDIYTDLPAARLPYIHIEGVEVEGYHRFGILLGSGMGNGGFEDITIKNAIVHGNGEGGIYTYSKEALLAHKNLYIGYTRAYDNSGLAHRTDHHTGSGIIVSGVDGALVEYCEAFNNGWLNAWQEGGPVGIWGYHCNKLVIQHSESHHNKSGTAKDGGGFDIDGGCTDCVMQYNYSHDNEGPGYLVAQYRGAPEMKRITVRFNISENDARRGIHGAIHLWSADSSGALQEIEIFNNTIYLEPSEAGNPAAVYIQSAGVQRAGVRNNIIQTRGDVALVTLVTPADLRFEGNSYWVRRGDFRIDWGSRIYHSLEEWRNATKQEEINGQATGYQVKPRLKKVGRGKTISDPRELPSLRAYKLRARSPIRGKGLNLESLFDTELGNIDFWGNSLSRELSIGAHQPPLR
- a CDS encoding short chain dehydrogenase (COG1028 Dehydrogenases with different specificities (related to short-chain alcohol dehydrogenases)), translated to MDLELKDKVIIVTGGAKGIGEAITRSLAAEGAIPVVVGRSEKAGKELVEELQAAGKKVLNIVVELAEAASCARVVEETVAQFGKIDGLVNNAGVNDGIGLESGSPEKFMASLQLNLSHYYNMAHYALPHLKKSRGSIVNISSKTALTGQGNTSGYAASKGAQLALTREWAAELLSFGVRVNAVIPAEVMTPLYRSWLDTFDDPEQKLEAIISKIPLGRRMTKAEEIADTAVFLLSPRSGHTTGQQLIVDGGYVHLDRALT